One Nitrospirota bacterium genomic region harbors:
- a CDS encoding GatB/YqeY domain-containing protein: MSLPDRLSQDLKEAMKAKDRLRMDVIRMVKAALMNKELELRKPLDDAEMARVLASLVKQRKEAVEQYQKGKREDLAAKEQKEIAIIEGYLPKALSQEELLAVIETVIRETGASSPKDMGPVMKTVMARLAGQPVDGKQVSELVRAKLR, encoded by the coding sequence ATGTCCCTGCCCGACCGGCTGTCCCAGGACCTCAAAGAGGCCATGAAGGCCAAGGACCGGCTCCGGATGGACGTCATCCGCATGGTCAAGGCGGCGTTGATGAACAAGGAGCTGGAGCTGAGGAAGCCCCTGGACGACGCCGAGATGGCCCGCGTTCTGGCCTCCCTGGTGAAGCAGCGCAAGGAGGCGGTCGAGCAGTATCAGAAGGGGAAGCGGGAGGATCTGGCCGCCAAGGAGCAGAAGGAGATCGCGATCATCGAGGGCTACCTGCCCAAGGCTCTGTCGCAGGAGGAGCTCCTCGCCGTCATCGAGACCGTGATCCGGGAGACCGGCGCCAGCTCGCCCAAGGACATGGGACCGGTCATGAAAACCGTCATGGCTCGCCTGGCCGGCCAACCGGTGGACGGCAAACAGGTCAGCGAGCTGGTGCGCGCCAAGCTCCGGTGA
- a CDS encoding tetratricopeptide repeat protein, with protein MDDGHATVNASLAQPRANFWWIPTLAVLFLAGIGALPAASEPSAPPPDYPQSLERDLKATREALQQNPSDPQLLIKLAAIYLDLGEDLYTEKEQKLAAFEEGARQAKQALELHEANAEAHYFYAANLGSAAEVKGLAASLLALDEIKKHARRALELQKDHVPALHMAGMMLEELPQFMGGNKAVALEYLKRAVALEPNYSHARLDLAKMYLQRRDPEAARKELVAVVNMERPSDPYPWARRYRPEAERLLNSLNHQQPTESGTK; from the coding sequence ATGGACGATGGTCACGCGACCGTGAACGCCTCGCTCGCTCAACCGCGCGCCAATTTTTGGTGGATCCCGACGCTGGCGGTCCTCTTTCTGGCTGGGATCGGCGCGTTGCCGGCCGCCTCCGAGCCATCCGCACCGCCCCCCGATTATCCCCAGTCGCTCGAACGGGATCTCAAAGCCACCCGCGAGGCCCTCCAGCAGAATCCGTCGGACCCGCAACTCCTGATCAAACTGGCGGCCATTTACCTGGATCTGGGGGAAGACCTCTACACGGAAAAGGAGCAGAAGCTGGCCGCCTTCGAAGAGGGCGCCAGGCAGGCCAAGCAGGCATTGGAGTTGCACGAAGCCAATGCCGAGGCCCATTACTTCTACGCCGCCAATCTGGGAAGCGCAGCCGAGGTCAAGGGCCTGGCCGCCTCCCTGCTGGCGCTGGATGAGATCAAGAAGCACGCGCGGCGCGCCCTCGAATTGCAAAAGGACCACGTGCCGGCCCTGCACATGGCCGGCATGATGCTCGAAGAGCTGCCACAGTTCATGGGCGGGAACAAAGCCGTCGCGCTGGAGTACCTCAAGCGGGCGGTCGCGCTGGAGCCGAACTACTCGCACGCCCGGCTCGACTTGGCCAAGATGTACCTGCAGCGGCGCGACCCAGAAGCGGCCAGAAAGGAGCTGGTGGCCGTCGTCAACATGGAGCGTCCCAGCGATCCGTACCCCTGGGCCCGCCGGTACCGGCCCGAGGCGGAGCGTCTCCTGAACTCCCTCAATCATCAGCAGCCGACGGAATCGGGCACAAAGTAG
- a CDS encoding glutathione peroxidase — MTPVSRFTRAGAAALALGLLWGCNPGYSLAGEPPGPAAADKGGARLMAAQTGSVYDFALNDIDGKPVPLGQFRGKVLLLVNTASFCGNTPQYADLQSMYERYRERGLEILAFPANNFGRQEPGTNEEIKSFCYTRYSLTFPLFSKISVAGVDKHPLYRYLTEQSPFPGEVEWNFQKYLVDRSGRIVARYAPRTKPLSAEIVQDVERELGK; from the coding sequence ATGACGCCGGTGTCGAGGTTCACGAGGGCCGGCGCGGCCGCGCTGGCCCTCGGCCTTCTCTGGGGATGCAACCCCGGCTATTCGCTGGCCGGAGAGCCGCCCGGTCCGGCGGCGGCCGACAAAGGAGGGGCGCGGTTGATGGCTGCACAGACCGGAAGCGTCTACGACTTCGCGTTGAACGACATTGACGGGAAGCCAGTCCCCCTGGGCCAGTTTCGCGGAAAGGTCCTCCTGCTCGTGAACACGGCCAGCTTCTGCGGAAACACGCCGCAGTACGCGGACCTTCAGAGCATGTACGAGCGGTATCGCGAGAGGGGGCTCGAGATCCTGGCTTTCCCCGCCAACAACTTCGGCCGGCAGGAGCCCGGCACCAACGAGGAGATCAAGAGCTTCTGTTACACCAGGTACAGCCTGACCTTTCCCCTCTTCAGCAAGATCAGCGTCGCGGGCGTGGACAAGCATCCCCTCTACCGGTACCTGACCGAGCAGAGTCCGTTTCCCGGCGAAGTGGAATGGAACTTCCAGAAATATCTGGTTGATCGCTCGGGCAGGATCGTGGCCCGCTACGCCCCTCGCACCAAGCCACTCTCGGCGGAGATCGTCCAGGACGTCGAGCGGGAGCTGGGAAAGTAG
- a CDS encoding zinc ribbon domain-containing protein: MPIYEYVADRCDRQPPCSRQREYLQRVQEPPLARCRDCGAPIRRVLSSFAARSGAVGASSPDPTPLNVTGIPAPSSMPTGEGSCGHDHE, encoded by the coding sequence ATGCCGATCTACGAATATGTCGCCGACCGATGCGACCGCCAGCCGCCCTGCTCCCGCCAGCGGGAATATCTCCAACGGGTGCAAGAGCCGCCCCTGGCCCGGTGCCGGGATTGCGGGGCGCCGATCCGACGGGTCCTGTCCTCGTTTGCGGCCCGGTCCGGGGCGGTGGGGGCGTCGTCGCCCGATCCGACCCCGCTGAACGTCACCGGCATTCCGGCTCCCTCCAGCATGCCGACCGGGGAGGGCTCCTGCGGACATGACCATGAATAA
- a CDS encoding nuclear transport factor 2 family protein, producing the protein MPDLCKPVAGFVSAVIFLLAAANGMAADSSGPEEVLRTLVKANVEKDLATLSRLMAHDEDSISYTIEGRKYVGWPDFARDMQTEFESATRIEIRVTQLKVWTRAETAWFAMEMDYIRYVGDGKDQARMVLPLRETGVLERRDGRWILVNFHESFGGEIALGPGASPAFPPLQ; encoded by the coding sequence ATGCCCGACCTGTGCAAGCCCGTCGCAGGGTTCGTCTCAGCCGTCATCTTCCTGCTGGCCGCAGCGAACGGCATGGCGGCCGATTCGTCCGGCCCGGAAGAAGTGCTCCGGACGCTGGTGAAGGCGAACGTCGAGAAGGACCTGGCCACCCTGTCCCGGCTGATGGCCCACGACGAGGACAGCATCAGCTACACCATCGAAGGGCGCAAGTACGTGGGCTGGCCCGACTTCGCGCGCGACATGCAGACCGAGTTCGAGTCGGCCACGCGCATCGAGATCCGCGTCACCCAGCTCAAGGTCTGGACCAGGGCCGAGACCGCCTGGTTCGCCATGGAGATGGATTATATCCGATATGTCGGGGACGGCAAGGACCAGGCGCGGATGGTCTTGCCGCTGCGCGAGACGGGCGTGCTCGAACGCCGCGACGGCCGGTGGATTCTGGTCAACTTCCACGAGTCCTTCGGAGGCGAGATCGCGCTCGGACCTGGCGCGAGCCCGGCCTTCCCGCCTCTCCAATAA
- a CDS encoding polymer-forming cytoskeletal protein, with the protein MTLLSDGMDLTVTVTETIRLVKPGVLVGEVHTPCLAIEEGACFQGRSDMGRVPRQEPGTGREQGNGSGVEVGPVEDRQPEVQLVGGSP; encoded by the coding sequence ATGACGTTGCTGAGCGACGGCATGGACCTGACCGTCACGGTCACGGAAACAATCCGTCTGGTCAAGCCCGGCGTCCTGGTCGGGGAGGTGCACACCCCCTGTTTGGCCATCGAGGAAGGGGCCTGCTTTCAGGGGCGCAGCGACATGGGCAGGGTGCCGAGGCAGGAGCCGGGAACGGGGCGGGAACAGGGGAACGGGTCAGGGGTGGAGGTCGGGCCTGTGGAAGACAGACAGCCTGAGGTTCAGTTGGTGGGAGGTTCGCCATGA
- a CDS encoding helix-turn-helix transcriptional regulator: protein MKNNDIPALVKELRERLHLTQEQFAHKVGVTYSTVNHWENGKRVPLPFLVKRLWELKEELDAENKKPSKRRRPHE from the coding sequence ATGAAAAACAATGATATCCCCGCGCTCGTCAAGGAGCTCCGCGAGCGGCTCCACCTGACTCAGGAGCAATTCGCCCACAAGGTGGGTGTCACCTACAGCACCGTGAACCACTGGGAGAACGGCAAGCGCGTGCCCTTGCCTTTCCTCGTAAAGCGGCTCTGGGAGTTGAAGGAAGAACTGGACGCAGAGAACAAGAAGCCCAGCAAGAGGCGACGGCCCCATGAGTGA
- a CDS encoding helicase-related protein, translating to MSEKQPLWEGQILTGSLFNEPMRVETVRPNGPDTWLAGLVGTQSERFRKVTLTSRDLEALTILDARHTYDGDGRLLRIGLQAYSLGIAYEFAPYFGLSISRVDPLPHQLEAIYDYLLKLARVRFLLADDAGAGKTIMAGLLIRELELRGLAERILIVCPANLSFQWQRELKEKFDEKFLVLKGDDIRDQFGVNQWLEQKRIITSLDLAKRQEILPGLRQVQWDLVIVDEAHRMSAADETHKSMRYKLGELLRDTADHMLLLTATPHKGDPLNFSLFLQLLDADAYADVRSIREAMDRRRAPFYLRRTKEAMVYFPDRRTDGTWAAEKIFTKRIPHTVEFQIDGAEFDLYREITRFVKQQSTKAAAQGDDPRARAVGFLMSLYQRRLASSTYAMRHSLENRAKRLEDGLKRAQDLARSAPLDLPDPDELEEMEESERERLEERLEAITLAGNAQQIHEEIQELKALAGQAQTVEDSGAEAKLSKLKELLQQEGFFDHPEKRLLVFTEFKDTLDYLVERLKSWGFRVGCIHGGMKPGSRDERGTRLHAEQQFREGDIQVLVATEAAGEGINLQVCNILFNYDIPWNPNRLEQRMGRIHRYGQRKDCLIFNFVATNTIEGRVLQRLLEKLQEIRDALDDDAVFNVVGEVLPAAHVERVLRDYYAGRLGDADLEERLLRNVDERQFRAICQNALEGLASKKLNLEMLIERRARAQERRVVPETIARFIREAAEFVPLALKTFPRLPHTFEPGRTPPALRRYESDPSWKLPELAAKYPRCSTDRETAETNNLEWVTPGHPLFEAIRRHTYAQALDVFGKGATFYSLQHDAPARIDFYRARVVDGLGQVIHERLFAVEVSDDGKPTLREPNLLGNFTPADALDTRPAVATVPEATAWLNEQALTPFLEETRKDRLAEVERIAQHVELSLTELLQRADDEIGKAQEAVNRGEQGAEGRLAQAEARHAELLQRRERRRRELDQQRALSLQAVERMASVLVLPHPERETPEVRRLQPNPETEAAAMRVVMEYERSQGRQVYDVHEKNLGYDVTSLDINSGQLRLIEVKGLADATGTILLTPNERRVAEDRRDCYWLYVVTNCGTKPQLQEPIKDPARFEWHEVTKVAHYYLSVDAMTRPMQVREESPPYGDREDGK from the coding sequence ATGAGTGAGAAGCAACCTCTGTGGGAAGGCCAGATTCTGACCGGCTCGCTGTTCAACGAGCCGATGCGAGTGGAAACGGTCCGGCCCAACGGACCAGATACCTGGCTTGCCGGCTTGGTCGGCACGCAGTCAGAGCGGTTCCGCAAAGTCACCCTCACGAGTCGCGATCTCGAGGCTCTCACTATCCTGGACGCGCGGCACACCTACGATGGCGACGGGCGCCTTCTTCGGATCGGGCTGCAGGCCTACTCCCTCGGCATCGCCTACGAGTTCGCCCCCTACTTCGGCCTGTCCATTTCCCGCGTGGACCCGCTGCCCCATCAGCTCGAGGCGATCTACGACTACCTTCTCAAGCTGGCGCGGGTTCGGTTCCTCCTGGCGGACGACGCTGGCGCCGGAAAGACAATCATGGCGGGGCTCCTCATCCGCGAGCTGGAACTCCGTGGTCTTGCCGAGCGCATCCTGATCGTCTGCCCCGCCAACCTCTCCTTCCAGTGGCAACGTGAGCTGAAGGAGAAGTTCGACGAGAAGTTCCTCGTCCTGAAGGGCGACGACATCCGCGATCAGTTCGGCGTCAATCAGTGGTTAGAGCAGAAAAGGATCATCACATCGCTCGACCTCGCCAAGCGGCAGGAGATTCTGCCGGGGCTGCGGCAGGTCCAGTGGGACCTCGTCATCGTGGATGAGGCTCACCGCATGTCGGCGGCCGACGAGACCCACAAGAGCATGCGCTACAAGCTGGGCGAGCTGCTGAGGGACACGGCCGACCACATGCTCTTACTGACGGCCACGCCGCACAAGGGCGATCCTCTGAACTTCAGCCTGTTCCTCCAGCTCCTGGACGCGGACGCCTACGCGGACGTCCGGTCCATCAGGGAGGCCATGGACCGCCGGCGCGCGCCCTTCTACCTGCGCCGCACCAAGGAGGCGATGGTCTACTTCCCGGATCGCCGGACCGACGGAACGTGGGCGGCCGAGAAGATCTTCACGAAGCGAATCCCGCACACCGTGGAGTTCCAGATCGACGGAGCGGAGTTCGACCTGTACCGCGAGATCACCCGCTTCGTGAAGCAGCAGAGCACTAAGGCGGCGGCGCAGGGCGATGACCCGAGGGCTCGTGCCGTGGGCTTCTTGATGTCCCTGTACCAGCGGCGGCTGGCTTCAAGCACCTACGCGATGCGCCACTCGCTCGAGAACCGGGCCAAGCGTCTGGAAGACGGCTTGAAGCGCGCCCAGGACCTCGCGCGATCGGCCCCGCTTGACCTTCCCGACCCGGATGAGCTGGAGGAAATGGAGGAGAGCGAACGCGAGCGCCTCGAGGAGAGGCTGGAGGCCATCACGCTCGCGGGCAATGCCCAGCAGATCCACGAGGAGATTCAGGAGCTCAAGGCGCTGGCCGGCCAGGCCCAGACGGTCGAGGACTCCGGCGCGGAAGCTAAGCTCTCAAAGCTGAAGGAACTGCTCCAGCAGGAGGGTTTCTTCGACCACCCGGAGAAGCGGCTGCTCGTCTTCACGGAGTTCAAGGACACGCTCGACTACCTGGTGGAGCGGCTGAAGTCGTGGGGCTTCCGGGTCGGGTGCATCCACGGCGGGATGAAGCCGGGCTCGCGCGACGAGCGCGGGACCCGTCTCCACGCGGAGCAGCAGTTCCGCGAAGGGGACATCCAGGTCCTCGTCGCAACGGAGGCGGCCGGCGAAGGGATCAACCTCCAGGTCTGTAACATCCTCTTCAACTACGACATCCCGTGGAACCCGAACCGCCTCGAGCAACGCATGGGCCGCATCCACCGGTACGGCCAGCGCAAGGACTGCCTGATCTTCAACTTCGTGGCCACGAACACCATCGAGGGTCGGGTGCTTCAGCGGCTGCTGGAGAAACTCCAGGAGATCCGCGACGCCCTCGACGACGACGCGGTCTTCAACGTGGTCGGCGAGGTTCTCCCGGCGGCACACGTGGAGCGGGTGCTGCGCGACTACTATGCCGGGCGCCTCGGCGACGCCGACCTCGAGGAACGGCTCTTGCGGAACGTGGACGAGCGCCAGTTCCGCGCGATCTGCCAGAACGCCCTTGAGGGGCTGGCCTCGAAGAAACTCAACCTGGAGATGCTCATTGAGCGCCGGGCGCGGGCCCAGGAGCGGCGCGTTGTGCCCGAGACCATCGCGCGATTCATCCGGGAGGCTGCCGAGTTCGTCCCGCTTGCCCTCAAGACCTTTCCGCGGCTTCCGCACACGTTCGAGCCCGGAAGGACTCCGCCGGCGCTGCGCCGCTACGAGAGCGACCCGAGTTGGAAGTTACCGGAGCTGGCGGCCAAGTACCCCCGCTGTTCGACGGACCGGGAGACGGCCGAGACGAACAACCTGGAGTGGGTCACGCCCGGCCATCCTCTCTTCGAGGCGATCCGGCGGCACACCTACGCGCAGGCGCTCGACGTCTTCGGCAAGGGGGCGACCTTCTACTCCCTCCAGCATGATGCGCCCGCGCGAATCGACTTCTACCGGGCCCGTGTTGTGGACGGCCTGGGCCAGGTGATCCACGAGCGACTCTTCGCCGTCGAGGTCTCGGACGACGGGAAGCCGACCCTCCGCGAGCCGAACCTCCTTGGGAATTTCACACCGGCGGACGCGCTGGACACGCGCCCCGCGGTCGCCACGGTTCCCGAGGCGACGGCCTGGCTCAACGAGCAGGCGCTTACCCCGTTTCTAGAAGAGACCCGTAAGGACCGCCTGGCCGAGGTCGAGCGGATCGCCCAGCACGTAGAACTGTCGCTCACCGAACTCCTCCAGCGGGCGGACGATGAGATTGGGAAGGCGCAGGAAGCCGTCAATCGTGGCGAGCAGGGCGCGGAAGGCCGGCTCGCCCAGGCTGAGGCCCGGCATGCCGAGTTGCTCCAGCGCCGGGAACGGCGGCGGAGGGAACTCGATCAGCAGCGCGCGCTGTCCCTTCAGGCTGTGGAACGGATGGCGAGCGTCCTGGTTCTGCCCCATCCCGAACGCGAGACGCCCGAAGTCCGGCGGTTGCAGCCCAACCCGGAGACCGAGGCCGCAGCCATGCGGGTCGTCATGGAGTACGAGCGCTCCCAAGGTCGGCAGGTCTACGACGTCCACGAGAAGAACCTCGGGTACGACGTCACCAGCCTGGACATCAACTCGGGTCAGCTCCGCCTCATCGAGGTGAAGGGCCTGGCCGATGCGACGGGCACCATCCTCCTCACCCCGAACGAACGTCGCGTGGCCGAGGACCGGCGCGACTGCTACTGGCTCTATGTCGTCACCAACTGCGGCACCAAGCCCCAGCTTCAGGAACCGATCAAGGACCCCGCCCGCTTCGAGTGGCACGAGGTCACGAAGGTGGCCCACTACTACCTGTCGGTGGATGCGATGACCAGGCCGATGCAGGTACGCGAAGAATCCCCGCCGTACGGGGATCGGGAGGATGGCAAATGA
- a CDS encoding TIGR00730 family Rossman fold protein — protein sequence MKRVCVFCGSSAGLRPVYQEAAKQVGAALCRQGLGLVYGGGGIGLMRVLADTVLAGGGEVIGVIPKGLTAKEAAHPGLTDLRLVGSMHERKALMADLADAFIALPGGYGTLEEFCEVLTWAQLGIHHKPCGLLNVEGYYDPLLALFDRLVREGFLNAVNRSLVVEAREPDALLAALARYRSPVKDRWIEQAEA from the coding sequence GTGAAACGAGTCTGCGTCTTTTGCGGGTCCAGTGCCGGACTCCGGCCCGTCTACCAGGAGGCGGCCAAGCAGGTGGGGGCGGCCCTCTGCCGGCAGGGGCTCGGGCTGGTCTACGGGGGCGGGGGCATCGGCCTCATGAGGGTCTTGGCCGATACGGTCCTGGCCGGCGGCGGCGAGGTGATCGGGGTCATTCCCAAGGGGCTCACGGCGAAGGAGGCGGCGCACCCGGGCCTCACCGACCTGCGCCTGGTCGGCTCGATGCACGAGCGGAAGGCCCTGATGGCGGACCTGGCCGACGCCTTCATCGCGCTCCCGGGCGGCTACGGGACGCTGGAAGAGTTCTGCGAGGTGCTGACCTGGGCCCAGCTCGGCATCCACCACAAGCCCTGCGGGCTCCTGAACGTGGAGGGCTATTACGACCCGCTGCTCGCGCTCTTCGATCGGCTGGTGCGCGAGGGATTCCTCAACGCCGTCAACCGGTCGCTCGTGGTGGAAGCCAGGGAGCCGGACGCCCTCCTCGCCGCGCTGGCCCGCTACCGGTCGCCGGTGAAGGATCGGTGGATCGAGCAGGCGGAAGCGTAG
- a CDS encoding MFS transporter — protein MTEQRNDQPDSAERSRRYGIREGCLQAVQQGGGENYLSAFALLLHASPFQIGLLSALPQLVGTWAQLLSVKALHRLQHRKPIILTGAVGQAALWVPLLTLPLLFPAQGPWLLIGCAAAYVAMGHFAIPAWNSLIASLVEPGNRGAYFARRARVMAVASFTALCWAGLVLQSGKTWESPWVGFAILFLAAAVIRSASIPYLAGIAESAVPVAHEAEFRLLEFLRHEHSANFKNFLLFSCLMHVSVLIAGPFFVIYMLRDLHFSYLEYTGWLAAGLLGQVVTLKPWGRISDRYGNKKVLVATGLLVPFLPMLYLAGTSLSFVATLNFFGGVIWAGLSLGLQNYVFDAVRPEDRAKGVAVWNTVNALGWFAGAMLGSWLAGLVPATIALPGLTLQFVSNLPIVFFVSGLLRLLVSLSLLRSFHEPRPVEPISHRELVAELPLIKPLTEAIGGLAARQEP, from the coding sequence GTGACGGAGCAGAGGAACGATCAACCGGACTCAGCCGAGCGCAGCCGCCGCTATGGTATTCGCGAAGGGTGCCTGCAGGCCGTGCAGCAGGGAGGCGGGGAAAACTACCTCTCCGCCTTTGCGCTTCTGCTCCACGCCTCACCGTTTCAGATCGGGCTCCTGTCCGCCCTCCCCCAACTGGTCGGCACCTGGGCACAGCTCCTGTCCGTCAAGGCCCTGCACCGGCTCCAGCACCGAAAGCCCATCATCCTGACCGGCGCCGTCGGTCAAGCCGCCCTCTGGGTCCCGCTCCTAACCTTGCCTCTGTTGTTCCCCGCGCAGGGCCCCTGGCTCCTGATCGGCTGCGCCGCCGCGTACGTCGCCATGGGGCACTTCGCGATCCCCGCCTGGAACAGTCTGATCGCCTCGTTGGTCGAGCCGGGGAACCGGGGGGCTTATTTTGCCCGACGGGCCAGGGTCATGGCCGTGGCCAGCTTCACGGCCCTCTGCTGGGCCGGGCTAGTGCTCCAGTCTGGCAAGACCTGGGAATCGCCCTGGGTGGGGTTCGCGATCCTGTTCCTGGCCGCCGCCGTCATCCGCTCCGCGTCGATTCCCTACCTCGCCGGCATCGCGGAGAGCGCCGTGCCTGTTGCGCACGAGGCCGAATTCCGTCTGCTGGAATTCCTCCGGCACGAGCACAGCGCGAACTTCAAGAACTTCCTGCTGTTTTCCTGCCTCATGCACGTCAGCGTGCTGATCGCCGGCCCGTTTTTCGTGATCTACATGCTGCGGGACCTGCACTTCAGCTACCTGGAGTACACGGGATGGCTGGCGGCGGGGCTGCTGGGGCAGGTCGTCACCCTCAAGCCCTGGGGACGGATCAGCGACCGGTACGGCAACAAAAAGGTCCTGGTGGCAACCGGACTGCTGGTGCCGTTCCTCCCGATGCTCTATCTGGCCGGCACGAGCTTGTCCTTCGTCGCCACGCTCAATTTTTTCGGCGGGGTCATCTGGGCAGGATTGTCTCTGGGCTTGCAGAACTACGTCTTCGACGCGGTCCGGCCGGAGGACCGGGCCAAGGGCGTGGCGGTCTGGAACACGGTCAACGCCCTGGGCTGGTTCGCCGGCGCGATGCTCGGAAGCTGGCTGGCCGGCCTGGTCCCGGCGACGATCGCCCTACCCGGGCTGACGCTCCAGTTCGTATCCAACCTTCCGATCGTCTTCTTCGTCTCGGGGCTCCTGCGGCTGCTCGTGTCCCTCAGCCTGCTCCGGTCGTTCCACGAGCCTCGGCCCGTCGAGCCGATTTCACACCGGGAGCTGGTGGCGGAGCTCCCTCTCATCAAGCCCTTGACCGAGGCCATCGGAGGCCTGGCCGCCAGACAGGAACCGTAA